Sequence from the Plasmodium berghei ANKA genome assembly, chromosome: 3 genome:
tgtatgtattaGCACAGAAAACGTTATATTCACCATTTAAGTtgtcattatattttttttatacactATTAAAAAGCTATACAACtaagaatatatttttagttGAAAAGccttaaataataaaaaaaaaataatattaataatatttttgtaatttattattagcGCTAATATTGTTGTTATTCTATTAATGATATTTACACCGTTGCACTAAAATgatattccattttttccCACATTTATCCCTAATTTTTCAGGAAAATATtccaaaataataatgtgtGATAAAGATGGGGAACTATATGctcttaaaaaatatgagaAAGTgtttttggaaaaaaaaagggaatTCCAAAAGAAAACCAAAGATAATAAAGtcattataaaaacaaaatatgaCGACttgaaaaatgaattaaaaataataacagatataaaaaatgaatattgcTTAAGTTGTAAAGAAATTATAacaaataatgatgaaGTCTACattgtaaataaatatatggaaaatgaatctatattaaaatatgaccactgtttttttatttttcatccAAATGagtcatattttattccaATCCCTGTTATAAAATGTatggtaaaaaatattttaaaatctCTTCTGTACGTtcatacaaaaaaaaatatatgtcaCAGGGATGTTAAACCATCGAACATTTTGCTAGACAAAAATGgcataattaaattaaatgattttGGTGATTCTGAATATAtgattaataaaaaaattaaaggaACTAGGGTAGGCCATTTTAAATCAGTGTCATAATTCAGCACTTTTCATAGTTTTGTTGTGTGTAAATAGGTGTAATGGAATTATTTTGCCTTTTTTTGGTTAGCTAGCTATTATTTACAGTTTGCAGATTTTTTTCATGCACATGTCatcttttttcatatattattattttttttttttttcaaggGGACATATAAATTCATGCCGCCtgaattttttgttaacaCGAAATGCTA
This genomic interval carries:
- a CDS encoding protein kinase 7, with amino-acid sequence MRGILGNYENIIHLNKYKKGEDIFINDYKIVKTIHEGKYSKIIMCDKDGELYALKKYEKVFLEKKREFQKKTKDNKVIIKTKYDDLKNELKIITDIKNEYCLSCKEIITNNDEVYIVNKYMENESILKYDHCFFIFHPNESYFIPIPVIKCMVKNILKSLLYVHTKKNICHRDVKPSNILLDKNGIIKLNDFGDSEYMINKKIKGTRGTYKFMPPEFFVNTKCYYGEKVDIWSLGICIYALFYKVLPFSNKSGLINLFQEIAKEEIKYHIDRNYFLLKVRKGATKKSSHDSLSNDDINFLKIFLKKKPTERCTAEEALEHKWLRDMNQRDIEEYAKNVYKKKYIFHNFE